The Acidobacteriota bacterium genome has a segment encoding these proteins:
- a CDS encoding dTDP-4-dehydrorhamnose 3,5-epimerase: protein MISGVEVEPAVQWPDDRGCFAEIFRFGAPGLARDFVPGGGHQVQVSFTVSYPGVIKAIHYHYEQTDLWAPLAGMLQVFLCDLREESPSTGCINTLFIGAQRLWKVRIPPGVAHGYKVIGNEVAQLLYATNHFYDPADEGRIAFDDPEINYDWDQRPR from the coding sequence CTGATCTCCGGTGTTGAAGTTGAACCGGCTGTCCAGTGGCCGGACGATCGCGGCTGCTTCGCGGAGATTTTTCGTTTCGGCGCCCCTGGTCTCGCGCGCGACTTCGTGCCTGGAGGTGGCCATCAGGTCCAGGTGTCATTCACTGTTTCGTATCCGGGTGTCATCAAGGCAATTCACTACCATTATGAACAAACCGATCTATGGGCCCCCCTGGCTGGCATGCTCCAGGTTTTTCTCTGCGACCTTCGAGAAGAGTCACCCAGCACGGGTTGCATCAACACTTTGTTCATCGGCGCCCAGCGTCTCTGGAAGGTGCGGATCCCTCCGGGCGTCGCCCACGGTTACAAGGTCATCGGGAACGAGGTCGCTCAATTGCTTTACGCAACCAATCATTTCTACGACCCGGCCGACGAAGGCCGGATTGCTTTCGACGATCCGGAGATCAATTACGATTGGGACCAAAGGCCACGTTAA
- the rfbD gene encoding dTDP-4-dehydrorhamnose reductase: MRILVTGAAGMLGHALVPVLKEDHEVAALAREDCDLCDRDNVQELFRLQKPEMVVHLAAFTNVDGCELDPEKAKSWNELATLNVAMAAKHIGAAVLYTSTDYIFDGRATSPYSEDAPPSPLSVYGRTKLMGERHVREIVENYFIVRTSWLYGTDGKNFVSTILRLAREKPELRVVNDQRGSPTYTNHLAEKLAELVVTREYGIYHVTARGSCTWYEFARKILELCSLQGIHLVPISTSECGRPAARPAYSVLENRRLSSLGIGLLPDWEEGLRSYLAEIGGGGKCADKVIEKQPACSRLA; encoded by the coding sequence ATGCGCATCCTTGTGACCGGAGCGGCCGGGATGCTCGGGCATGCCCTGGTCCCGGTTCTCAAAGAAGATCATGAGGTCGCCGCACTCGCGAGAGAAGACTGCGACCTCTGTGACAGGGACAATGTTCAGGAATTGTTTCGGCTGCAAAAGCCTGAGATGGTGGTTCATCTCGCTGCATTCACCAATGTTGACGGTTGCGAACTTGATCCTGAGAAAGCGAAGTCCTGGAATGAACTGGCGACCCTCAATGTTGCCATGGCGGCTAAGCATATCGGGGCGGCTGTTTTATACACCAGCACCGACTATATCTTTGACGGCCGGGCGACCAGCCCATATTCCGAAGACGCTCCTCCATCTCCTCTCAGTGTTTATGGAAGAACAAAGCTGATGGGAGAAAGGCACGTGCGAGAGATAGTTGAAAATTATTTTATTGTCCGGACGTCGTGGCTATACGGAACTGACGGAAAGAATTTTGTGTCCACGATCCTGAGGCTGGCGCGTGAGAAGCCTGAGCTCCGTGTTGTCAATGACCAGCGAGGATCGCCGACTTACACAAACCATCTGGCGGAAAAGCTGGCAGAACTTGTGGTCACCCGCGAGTACGGAATTTACCATGTGACGGCGAGGGGAAGCTGCACCTGGTATGAGTTTGCCCGGAAGATCCTTGAATTGTGCAGCCTTCAAGGAATTCATCTGGTTCCCATTTCTACATCGGAATGTGGCCGTCCCGCCGCCAGGCCCGCCTACTCCGTACTTGAAAACCGGCGGCTCAGTTCATTGGGCATTGGACTCCTGCCCGATTGGGAGGAAGGTTTGAGGAGCTATCTCGCGGAAATTGGTGGAGGAGGGAAATGTGCTGACAAAGTCATCGAGAAACAACCAGCTTGTTCAAGACTTGCCTGA
- the rfbB gene encoding dTDP-glucose 4,6-dehydratase, translating into MKLAITGGAGFIGSNFIRYMLGKYPAYNILNLDNLTYSGNLENLSDVLDNPGHQFLKVDICRRDETTRALSQGIDAVVHFAAESHVDRSILDGSVFVRTNVLGTQSLLEAARQSGVQRFLHVSTDEVYGSAPGKQQFQEGSPLAPNSPYAASKAASDLLARAYFQTYRFPVIVTRCSNNFGPYQFPEKFIPLLISRALEDQSIPIYGDGLQVRDWIFVEDHCRALDAVLHSGREGEVYNIGGGNEWPNLEIAGRILDLLRKPHSLLTYVQDRPGHDRRYSVNSEKIETELGWRPEMHFAEGLARTIDWYVANTGWRERIQNQAYRSYYQEQYEQRDETLRRIQNPGGSSACASL; encoded by the coding sequence ATGAAACTGGCGATCACCGGAGGAGCGGGTTTTATTGGTTCGAACTTCATCCGGTACATGCTCGGGAAATACCCGGCCTATAACATCCTCAACCTGGACAACCTGACCTATTCCGGGAACCTTGAAAACCTTTCCGATGTGCTCGATAATCCGGGGCATCAATTTTTGAAAGTGGATATTTGCCGACGCGATGAAACAACACGGGCACTTTCTCAAGGAATTGACGCCGTCGTTCATTTTGCAGCCGAATCACACGTCGACCGGAGCATCCTGGACGGCTCTGTTTTTGTCAGGACCAACGTGCTGGGAACACAGTCCCTGCTGGAGGCTGCTCGCCAGTCCGGCGTCCAGCGCTTTTTGCATGTCAGCACGGATGAGGTGTACGGGAGTGCGCCCGGAAAGCAGCAATTTCAGGAAGGTTCTCCTCTGGCTCCCAACAGCCCGTATGCGGCAAGCAAAGCCGCGTCCGATCTGCTGGCTCGCGCTTATTTCCAAACCTATCGCTTTCCGGTAATTGTTACCCGTTGTTCCAACAACTTCGGGCCTTACCAGTTTCCTGAAAAATTTATTCCTCTCCTCATCAGCCGCGCGCTGGAGGACCAAAGCATTCCCATTTACGGCGACGGCCTTCAAGTGCGCGACTGGATTTTTGTAGAGGACCACTGCCGGGCCTTGGATGCTGTTCTCCACAGCGGCCGCGAGGGTGAAGTCTATAACATCGGTGGGGGTAACGAATGGCCCAATCTCGAAATCGCGGGCCGAATTCTCGACCTGCTTCGCAAGCCTCATTCCCTGTTAACGTACGTTCAGGATCGGCCCGGCCATGACCGGCGCTATTCAGTCAATTCTGAGAAGATCGAGACAGAACTGGGGTGGAGACCTGAGATGCATTTCGCAGAAGGTTTAGCCAGAACAATTGACTGGTATGTGGCAAACACCGGATGGAGAGAGCGGATCCAGAATCAGGCGTACCGTTCGTACTATCAGGAGCAGTACGAACAACGTGACGAGACTTTAAGAAGAATACAGAACCCGGGAGGAAGCTCCGCATGCGCATCCTTGTGA
- a CDS encoding spore coat protein — translation MKGVILAGGTGSRLFPLTKITNKHLLPVYTEPMIFYPIRTLINAGITEILLVTGGRNSGDFLRLLSNGKEFGLRHLNYTYQEGEGGIADALKLAEYFVGGEKTCVILGDNIIEGSVAQAADRFERQELGAHIILKEVPFPQRFGVPAFDGDRIVRIQEKPERPASPFAVTGVYFYDSTVFERIRDLKPSKRGELEITDVNNSYLSEGTLTYSFLEGWWTDAGTFESLRSATNLVAETGANKLNLEAQGQVAAVAETQK, via the coding sequence TTGAAAGGAGTCATTCTTGCCGGAGGGACGGGGTCGCGTCTTTTTCCCCTGACCAAGATTACCAATAAGCATCTGCTCCCTGTTTATACCGAGCCGATGATCTTTTACCCCATTCGGACATTGATCAATGCCGGTATCACGGAGATTCTGCTCGTAACGGGCGGGCGCAATTCAGGCGATTTCTTGCGCCTCCTCAGCAATGGCAAGGAGTTTGGCCTTCGCCACCTTAACTACACCTATCAGGAAGGCGAGGGCGGCATCGCCGACGCCCTGAAACTGGCAGAGTATTTTGTGGGCGGAGAGAAGACGTGCGTTATTCTGGGTGACAACATCATCGAGGGCAGTGTCGCACAGGCTGCCGACCGTTTCGAACGCCAGGAGTTGGGGGCCCACATCATTCTCAAGGAAGTCCCCTTTCCTCAGAGATTCGGCGTCCCCGCTTTTGATGGTGATAGGATCGTCCGGATTCAAGAGAAGCCGGAAAGACCAGCGAGCCCTTTTGCCGTCACGGGCGTTTACTTCTACGACTCGACTGTCTTCGAGAGGATTAGAGACCTGAAACCCTCGAAGCGCGGCGAACTTGAAATCACCGATGTCAATAATTCCTACCTGAGTGAAGGTACCCTGACATACAGCTTTTTGGAAGGCTGGTGGACAGATGCCGGGACCTTTGAATCCCTGAGAAGCGCCACGAACCTTGTTGCGGAGACGGGTGCGAACAAACTCAACCTGGAAGCTCAGGGCCAGGTGGCGGCGGTAGCGGAAACACAGAAATAA
- a CDS encoding UDP-glucose/GDP-mannose dehydrogenase family protein has product MARIQRKKALRNKKVDSSFSNSQLKKRTISVLGLGHVGLPTALGFAELGWEIVCADSDPAKVALIQRGRCPFFEPGLQEMLEKHLRQGTLKPTGDIDLAIRSSEILFLCVGTPQRDNGQADLSQVETLARTIACNLNGYKLIVEKSTVPAITAQWIKKTILRYAGAEKSRPDFDIASNPEFLREGKALQDFFHPDRIVCGVETEKAGRILEDIYQPLGCPIVMTDLTTSELIKHAANAFLCTKISFINMVADLCEAVGADITSLTRGIGLDHRIGLDFLQAGVGFGGYCFPKDLKAFIYLAEEHGADFSLLKQVERVNQRRIEMIIKKVQRALWVIREKRIGVLGLAFKAGTDDIREAPSLKIIEQLRREDATLRLYDPCAMPNAKKVLAEGERLAYCGSAYEAAKDADALLILTEWDEFLGLDLSLLRSAMAVPTIIDGRNLFDPQAMQKAGFEYFSVGRSDAVNPGLLSEAFPEPTVLSLEHARARPGS; this is encoded by the coding sequence ATGGCACGCATTCAAAGAAAAAAGGCATTGAGAAATAAAAAAGTGGATTCTAGCTTTTCCAACTCACAATTGAAGAAGCGGACAATTTCAGTTCTGGGGCTTGGGCATGTAGGTTTGCCAACTGCGCTGGGGTTTGCAGAGCTCGGGTGGGAAATTGTGTGCGCTGACAGTGATCCTGCCAAGGTAGCTCTCATCCAGCGAGGGCGTTGCCCTTTTTTTGAGCCCGGTCTGCAGGAAATGTTGGAGAAGCACCTGCGACAGGGAACTCTTAAGCCTACCGGCGATATTGATCTTGCGATCCGCTCGTCTGAAATTCTTTTCCTCTGTGTCGGCACGCCGCAACGTGACAATGGACAGGCAGATCTCAGCCAGGTTGAAACCTTAGCCCGAACCATCGCGTGCAACTTGAACGGGTACAAGCTGATTGTTGAGAAAAGCACGGTCCCCGCGATCACGGCCCAATGGATCAAGAAAACAATCCTTCGATATGCAGGCGCCGAAAAGTCTCGGCCGGATTTTGACATTGCGTCAAATCCCGAGTTTCTCCGGGAGGGAAAGGCTTTGCAGGATTTTTTCCACCCGGACCGGATCGTATGCGGAGTCGAAACCGAAAAAGCGGGGCGCATTCTGGAGGACATTTATCAGCCTTTGGGGTGCCCGATCGTGATGACGGATCTTACAACCTCAGAATTAATAAAACACGCGGCCAATGCCTTCCTGTGCACCAAGATTTCGTTTATCAACATGGTCGCTGACCTTTGTGAGGCGGTAGGGGCGGATATCACAAGCCTCACCCGGGGCATAGGGTTGGACCACCGTATCGGCCTCGATTTTCTACAGGCTGGCGTTGGCTTTGGCGGCTATTGCTTTCCGAAAGACCTGAAAGCATTCATCTATCTTGCTGAGGAACACGGCGCAGATTTTTCTCTTCTGAAGCAGGTTGAACGAGTTAATCAGCGGCGTATCGAAATGATCATCAAAAAAGTCCAACGAGCGCTATGGGTGATTCGCGAGAAAAGAATTGGAGTTTTGGGCCTGGCCTTCAAAGCAGGAACCGATGATATCCGTGAAGCTCCCAGTCTCAAGATTATTGAACAGCTCCGCAGGGAAGACGCGACCCTTCGCCTTTACGATCCATGTGCAATGCCAAATGCGAAGAAAGTCCTTGCCGAAGGAGAGCGCCTTGCTTATTGCGGGTCCGCTTACGAGGCTGCGAAAGACGCCGACGCGTTGCTGATCCTGACTGAGTGGGACGAATTTCTTGGGCTTGATCTCTCCCTGTTGCGGAGTGCGATGGCCGTTCCAACAATTATCGACGGGCGTAATCTTTTTGACCCTCAAGCTATGCAGAAAGCGGGCTTTGAATACTTCAGTGTCGGCAGGAGCGACGCGGTGAATCCTGGTTTGCTCTCGGAAGCTTTTCCTGAACCGACCGTGCTGAGTTTGGAACATGCGCGGGCTCGTCCCGGAAGTTGA
- a CDS encoding UpxY family transcription antiterminator, whose protein sequence is MRLCNLQGGAMDKISISTDCIAQPPAWFAVYTRHRHEKAVAQFIMGKGVEVFLPLYKTVHRWKDRMKDLALPLFPNYVFVLAGPNQRVAVLSTPGVYDFVRLSGVPAAIPVEEIDAVRCAVEHGLNVEPHSLLKSGDRVRVKSGPLEGLEGILVRKKNFYRLVLSVELLMKSISVEVEACDVERSVTRPAAVARSIEDSLVNVAF, encoded by the coding sequence ATGCGTCTCTGTAACTTACAGGGCGGAGCTATGGACAAAATTTCAATCTCGACTGATTGTATAGCCCAACCACCGGCTTGGTTTGCTGTTTATACGCGTCACCGGCATGAAAAGGCTGTTGCGCAGTTCATTATGGGGAAAGGGGTGGAAGTTTTCCTCCCGCTCTATAAGACGGTCCACCGCTGGAAAGACCGGATGAAGGACCTGGCTTTGCCCCTATTTCCTAATTATGTGTTTGTCCTGGCGGGTCCCAATCAACGGGTTGCCGTACTTTCAACGCCGGGCGTCTATGACTTTGTGCGTCTGAGTGGTGTCCCGGCGGCAATACCGGTGGAAGAAATCGATGCCGTGCGGTGCGCAGTTGAGCACGGCCTGAACGTTGAACCTCATTCCCTGCTGAAGTCCGGGGACCGAGTGCGGGTGAAATCGGGTCCGCTTGAAGGTTTGGAAGGAATTCTGGTTCGCAAAAAAAACTTCTATCGATTGGTCCTCTCGGTCGAACTGCTGATGAAGTCGATTTCAGTTGAAGTGGAGGCTTGCGACGTAGAGCGGAGCGTCACAAGGCCTGCTGCTGTTGCTCGATCGATAGAAGATTCACTTGTCAATGTTGCTTTCTGA
- a CDS encoding PilZ domain-containing protein, giving the protein MRTDSSNNAASVPMSKERRQRARFKIDCPVTVLTPGRGKKRLIGCGSLYDISEKGARFFLDGSLEAGHRVSLEVDFRHPDGGVTTIRFRSLVLRVLPGESYEVAVSFLKGESYVRGKGSRWKGEASPWNLVTKGNYWIN; this is encoded by the coding sequence ATGAGAACAGATTCGTCGAATAATGCGGCAAGTGTGCCGATGAGTAAGGAGAGAAGGCAACGCGCGCGTTTCAAAATTGATTGCCCGGTGACTGTCCTCACTCCGGGCCGGGGGAAAAAGCGGTTGATTGGTTGCGGATCGCTTTATGATATCAGCGAAAAAGGGGCAAGATTTTTCTTGGACGGCTCGCTGGAGGCAGGTCATCGGGTCTCGCTCGAGGTTGATTTTCGACATCCGGATGGCGGTGTTACTACCATACGGTTCCGCAGCCTCGTCCTACGAGTGTTGCCTGGAGAATCATACGAAGTCGCGGTTTCTTTCTTAAAAGGTGAATCCTATGTTCGCGGCAAAGGTTCCCGATGGAAGGGTGAAGCCTCACCATGGAACCTGGTCACCAAAGGCAACTACTGGATTAATTGA